Proteins encoded in a region of the Chryseobacterium piperi genome:
- a CDS encoding porin family protein yields MKKLLLTSALAFSTLSFAQINFSNTRFGITAGGNYSRVQNAHNPSGPRYAVQAGALALIPVGKGNQFYIQPEVLYYGAGETGKDKDVKGRDGYNAVYANNYLSVPLYFKGYFSEAESEFFGMVGPRFNFLLNQNVKNAPAARPFYDPDVTDPNNPEVSGKANNFNFAIGLGIGYSYKRQLELALKYDFGVSNTYPGLAKEPNGTSKSKSEQVLSVSLSYIFN; encoded by the coding sequence ATGAAAAAACTTTTATTAACCTCAGCTTTAGCGTTCTCTACCTTATCTTTTGCGCAGATTAATTTTAGCAACACAAGATTTGGTATTACAGCAGGAGGTAACTATTCCCGAGTGCAAAATGCACATAACCCATCTGGCCCAAGATATGCCGTACAGGCAGGTGCTTTAGCTTTAATCCCTGTAGGAAAAGGAAACCAATTCTACATTCAGCCTGAAGTATTATATTATGGAGCCGGAGAAACCGGAAAAGATAAAGATGTTAAAGGAAGAGATGGTTATAATGCTGTTTATGCAAATAACTACCTGAGTGTTCCTCTTTATTTCAAAGGATATTTTTCTGAAGCAGAATCTGAATTCTTTGGAATGGTAGGACCTAGATTTAACTTCTTATTAAATCAGAATGTTAAAAATGCTCCGGCAGCAAGACCTTTTTATGACCCGGATGTAACTGATCCTAATAACCCTGAAGTTAGTGGAAAAGCGAATAATTTCAATTTTGCAATAGGTTTAGGAATTGGATATAGCTACAAAAGACAGTTAGAACTAGCTTTAAAATATGATTTTGGAGTGTCTAATACATATCCAGGACTTGCAAAAGAACCTAATGGAACTAGCAAAAGCAAGTCTGAGCAAGTTCTTAGCGTAAGTT
- a CDS encoding HD domain-containing protein, whose product MQNKLKIINDPVHGFIKIPHEILFDVIEHPYFQRLRRISQTGLLNLIFPGATHTRFHHALGAMHLMFTALETLKQKGVKISEEEEKGAMLAILMHDIGHGPFSHALESMLMDDWHHENLSLLLMNELNEVFGGQLSLAIEMFQGKYHRKFFNQLISSQLDVDRLDYLKRDSFFTGVSEGNINTQRIISMMNVCKEGELVIDAKGIYSIENFLTARMFMYWQVYYHKTSALAEFLLVKILERAKYLVSQGADLPATENLKYFLNREKSAATDEDIKRFTQLDDNDVIQAMKSWQNSDDFILSYWCTCVVKRDLPKTIISSHPFEPKFIEEKIKNTNEFFGINNGEELVHEIKRKLLPYDAKKQPIYLLQKNGEKIRLDESEDQLLSGLIVNKTTIYILTFPRNFTKIIS is encoded by the coding sequence ATGCAGAATAAATTAAAGATCATCAACGATCCAGTTCATGGATTTATTAAAATCCCCCACGAAATTTTATTTGATGTCATTGAACATCCTTACTTTCAAAGACTAAGAAGAATTTCTCAAACGGGACTTCTTAATTTAATTTTCCCCGGAGCTACTCACACCAGGTTTCACCATGCGCTTGGGGCTATGCATTTAATGTTTACAGCCTTAGAAACATTAAAGCAAAAAGGAGTTAAAATTTCTGAGGAAGAAGAAAAAGGGGCGATGCTGGCAATTTTGATGCATGATATTGGGCATGGTCCGTTTTCGCATGCATTAGAAAGTATGTTGATGGACGACTGGCATCATGAAAATCTGTCCTTATTATTAATGAATGAATTAAATGAGGTGTTTGGAGGGCAGCTGTCGTTAGCTATTGAGATGTTTCAGGGAAAATACCATAGAAAGTTTTTCAATCAGTTGATATCTTCACAGCTGGATGTCGATCGGCTGGATTATTTAAAAAGAGATAGTTTTTTTACCGGGGTCTCTGAGGGAAATATTAATACCCAGAGAATTATATCCATGATGAATGTTTGTAAAGAAGGAGAGTTGGTAATTGATGCTAAAGGAATATATTCAATAGAAAACTTTCTGACTGCAAGAATGTTCATGTATTGGCAGGTATATTATCACAAAACATCGGCACTGGCTGAATTTCTCCTGGTCAAAATTTTAGAAAGAGCAAAATACCTTGTCTCACAGGGTGCAGATCTTCCAGCGACTGAAAATTTGAAATACTTTTTAAACAGAGAGAAGAGTGCTGCTACTGATGAAGATATTAAAAGATTTACCCAGCTGGATGATAATGATGTTATTCAGGCCATGAAAAGCTGGCAAAATTCTGATGATTTCATTTTATCTTACTGGTGTACTTGTGTGGTAAAGAGAGACCTTCCTAAAACAATTATTTCATCGCATCCTTTTGAGCCCAAGTTTATTGAGGAAAAAATAAAAAATACCAATGAGTTTTTTGGAATTAATAACGGAGAAGAATTGGTACATGAGATCAAAAGAAAACTCTTGCCATATGATGCAAAAAAACAGCCTATTTATTTATTGCAGAAAAATGGTGAAAAAATTAGACTGGACGAGTCAGAAGATCAGCTTTTATCAGGGTTAATCGTCAATAAGACCACCATATATATTTTGACATTCCCCAGAAATTTCACCAAGATAATTTCTTAA
- the lpxA gene encoding acyl-ACP--UDP-N-acetylglucosamine O-acyltransferase, whose translation MIHQLAAVDKRAKISKNVIVEPFTTIAGDVEIGEGTWIGPNVTIMDGARIGKNCRIFPGTVISAIPQDLKFDGEDTQVIIGDETTIRECVTVNRGTKALGFTKIGKNCLIMATSHIAHDCVIGDHVIIVNGCGIAGHVEIGDYTVMGGLSAVHQFGKIGKHVMISGGTLVRKDIPPYVKVAREPMSYAGINSVGLRRRGFTNEKIFEIQKIYRAIFQMKMNVSQAITHIEKEMLPTAERDEILQFIQNSPRGIVKGYGTGKESN comes from the coding sequence ATGATCCATCAATTAGCAGCCGTAGATAAACGCGCAAAAATAAGTAAAAATGTTATTGTAGAGCCTTTTACTACAATTGCTGGGGACGTAGAGATTGGAGAAGGAACCTGGATCGGCCCGAACGTTACCATTATGGATGGAGCGAGAATTGGTAAAAACTGTAGAATCTTTCCTGGAACTGTAATTTCTGCAATTCCTCAGGACTTGAAATTTGATGGTGAAGATACTCAGGTAATTATCGGAGATGAAACAACAATCAGAGAATGTGTAACCGTAAATAGAGGAACGAAAGCATTGGGATTTACCAAAATAGGTAAAAACTGTCTGATTATGGCAACTTCTCATATTGCTCACGATTGTGTTATCGGAGATCATGTTATTATTGTAAACGGTTGTGGTATTGCAGGACACGTGGAGATAGGTGATTATACTGTAATGGGAGGACTAAGTGCTGTTCATCAATTTGGGAAAATCGGTAAGCATGTAATGATTTCCGGTGGAACATTGGTAAGAAAAGATATTCCTCCATATGTAAAAGTTGCGAGAGAACCGATGTCGTACGCGGGAATCAATTCGGTAGGTTTGAGAAGAAGAGGATTTACCAATGAGAAAATTTTCGAAATTCAAAAAATTTACAGAGCTATTTTTCAAATGAAAATGAACGTTTCTCAGGCAATTACGCATATTGAGAAAGAAATGCTTCCAACGGCTGAAAGAGATGAAATTCTTCAGTTTATCCAAAACTCTCCAAGAGGTATTGTAAAAGGATACGGTACTGGTAAAGAGAGTAACTAA
- the sucD gene encoding succinate--CoA ligase subunit alpha, translating to MSILVNKDSKVIVQGFTGNEGTFHASQMIEYGTNVVGGVTPGKGGSEHLGKPVFNTVADAVEKAGANVSIIFVPPAFAADAIMEAAEAGIKVIVCITEGIPVADMVKVKSYIADRDCRLIGPNCPGIITSEEAKIGIMPGFVFKKGKVGIVSKSGTLTYEAADQVVRAGFGISTAIGIGGDPIIGTTTKEALELFINDPETEAVVMIGEIGGGLEAEAARWYKASGSTKPVVGFIAGQTAPKGRTMGHAGAIVGGAEDTAQAKMEIMRENGINVVDSPADIGVTVAKVLG from the coding sequence ATGTCAATTTTAGTAAACAAAGATTCTAAAGTAATTGTACAAGGATTTACAGGGAATGAAGGTACTTTCCATGCAAGCCAGATGATTGAATACGGAACTAATGTAGTAGGTGGAGTTACTCCGGGAAAAGGAGGAAGCGAGCACTTAGGAAAGCCTGTATTTAACACGGTTGCTGATGCTGTTGAAAAAGCAGGAGCTAATGTAAGTATTATTTTCGTACCCCCTGCATTCGCTGCTGACGCTATTATGGAAGCTGCTGAAGCTGGAATTAAAGTTATCGTATGTATTACTGAAGGAATTCCTGTAGCCGATATGGTAAAAGTAAAATCTTACATTGCTGACAGAGACTGCAGATTAATCGGACCAAACTGTCCTGGAATTATTACATCTGAAGAAGCTAAAATTGGTATTATGCCAGGTTTCGTTTTCAAAAAAGGTAAAGTAGGTATCGTTTCTAAATCTGGTACTCTTACTTACGAAGCTGCTGATCAGGTGGTAAGAGCTGGTTTCGGTATTTCTACAGCTATCGGTATCGGTGGTGACCCAATTATCGGAACAACTACAAAAGAAGCATTAGAATTATTCATCAACGACCCTGAAACTGAAGCGGTAGTAATGATCGGTGAAATCGGTGGTGGTTTAGAGGCTGAAGCTGCAAGATGGTATAAAGCAAGTGGTTCTACAAAACCAGTAGTTGGTTTTATCGCAGGACAAACTGCTCCTAAAGGAAGAACTATGGGACACGCTGGTGCTATTGTAGGTGGTGCTGAAGATACCGCTCAGGCAAAAATGGAAATTATGAGAGAAAACGGAATTAATGTTGTAGATTCTCCAGCTGACATTGGTGTTACTGTTGCTAAAGTGTTAGGATAA
- a CDS encoding UDP-3-O-(3-hydroxymyristoyl)glucosamine N-acyltransferase, translated as MRFHSPQKLKTIADLIGAKFVGAEDFEVLGTNEIHRVKAGEIVFVNHPKYYDKALNSEATIILIDKEVECPEGKALLVSDDPFRDFNKINTHFTRIYNFTEELHDVEIGEGSKIHSSAVLGNNIKIGKNVLIFPNVVIGDRTIIGDNVIIQSGTVLGGDAFYYRKLDGNFDRLISVGNVIIEDNVEIGNNCTIDRGVTDSTIIGAGSVLDNQIQIGHDTVIGKRCLIASQVGIAGCCIFEDEVTIWGQVGVASGFTIAKGTVLLAKTGVNRNLEKGTYFGMFAEDFKSYLKKEVKLRRLL; from the coding sequence ATGAGATTCCATTCTCCACAAAAACTTAAAACAATTGCTGACCTTATCGGAGCTAAATTTGTTGGTGCTGAAGATTTTGAAGTGTTGGGAACTAATGAAATTCACAGAGTAAAAGCCGGGGAGATCGTATTTGTAAATCACCCGAAATACTATGATAAAGCTCTTAATTCTGAAGCTACCATTATTCTTATTGACAAAGAAGTAGAGTGCCCGGAGGGGAAAGCTCTTCTTGTTTCCGATGACCCCTTTAGAGATTTCAATAAAATCAACACCCATTTTACCAGAATATATAACTTTACAGAAGAGCTTCATGATGTAGAAATAGGAGAAGGAAGTAAAATCCATTCTTCAGCAGTTCTTGGGAATAACATCAAAATAGGAAAAAATGTACTGATCTTTCCTAATGTTGTGATTGGTGACCGTACGATTATTGGTGATAATGTAATCATTCAGTCCGGAACTGTATTAGGAGGTGATGCTTTTTATTACCGTAAGCTTGATGGCAATTTTGACCGCTTAATTTCTGTTGGAAACGTTATAATAGAAGATAATGTAGAGATCGGAAATAACTGTACCATTGATAGAGGGGTTACAGATTCTACTATAATAGGAGCAGGTTCGGTCTTAGATAACCAGATTCAGATAGGACACGATACAGTTATTGGAAAAAGATGTTTGATTGCATCTCAGGTAGGAATTGCAGGATGCTGTATTTTTGAGGATGAAGTTACCATCTGGGGACAGGTAGGCGTTGCTTCAGGATTTACCATTGCAAAAGGGACTGTTCTTCTTGCTAAAACAGGAGTGAACAGAAATCTCGAAAAAGGAACTTATTTTGGTATGTTTGCAGAAGATTTTAAAAGTTATTTGAAAAAAGAAGTAAAACTGAGAAGATTATTATAA
- a CDS encoding bifunctional UDP-3-O-[3-hydroxymyristoyl] N-acetylglucosamine deacetylase/3-hydroxyacyl-ACP dehydratase produces the protein MSDMQKTLQEEVTLSGIGLHTGKEVKLTIKPAKENTGFVFVRTDLEGHPQVEADVNYVVATERGTTLEKLGVKINTCEHLLAALVGCDVDNAILEMDASEPPIMDGSSKFFVEAIESVGVTEQTIAREYLIIKEVLSYTDPATGSEITIIPSDNYEITTMVDFGTKVLGTQNATLKHISEFKEEISSARTFSFLHELEMLLDHGLIKGGDISNAIVYVDKDLTPETTEKLKKAFGKDNVSIRPNGILDNLNLNYPNEAARHKLLDVIGDLALAGVKIKGKVIANKPGHFVNTQFAKKLNRQWKLQKKKNVPDFDLTKEPVFDINGIMKLMPHRPPFLLIDKILELSDSHVVGLKNVTMNEPFFVGHFPKEPVMPGVLQVEALAQTGGILVLASVPDPENYSTYFIKMDKVKFKRKVVPGDTMIFKIELIEPIRRGIVHMQGYGYVGDTVAVEAELMAQVAKNKVD, from the coding sequence ATGAGTGATATGCAAAAAACACTTCAGGAAGAAGTAACACTTTCTGGAATTGGCCTTCATACTGGTAAAGAAGTAAAACTTACCATTAAACCTGCTAAAGAAAATACGGGTTTTGTCTTTGTAAGAACCGACCTTGAGGGACATCCCCAGGTTGAAGCTGATGTCAACTACGTTGTAGCAACTGAGCGGGGAACAACTTTAGAAAAATTAGGAGTAAAAATCAATACTTGTGAACATCTACTTGCAGCCTTAGTAGGCTGTGATGTCGATAATGCAATATTGGAAATGGATGCTTCCGAACCTCCGATTATGGATGGGTCTTCAAAGTTTTTTGTTGAGGCTATTGAAAGTGTTGGCGTTACAGAGCAAACTATTGCCAGAGAATATCTGATCATAAAAGAAGTTCTTAGCTATACAGATCCTGCAACGGGTTCTGAAATCACCATTATTCCATCAGATAATTACGAGATTACAACAATGGTAGATTTTGGGACTAAAGTATTAGGTACCCAAAATGCTACTCTTAAGCATATTTCAGAATTTAAAGAGGAGATTTCATCAGCAAGAACATTCAGCTTCTTACATGAATTAGAAATGCTCTTAGACCATGGTCTTATCAAAGGAGGCGATATTTCTAATGCTATTGTCTACGTTGATAAAGATTTAACTCCTGAAACAACAGAAAAATTAAAAAAAGCATTTGGTAAAGACAATGTGTCTATCAGACCGAATGGTATTCTTGACAACCTGAATTTAAACTATCCTAACGAAGCAGCAAGGCATAAATTACTTGATGTGATTGGAGATTTAGCTTTAGCCGGTGTCAAAATAAAAGGAAAAGTAATTGCTAACAAACCAGGACATTTTGTTAATACTCAATTTGCAAAAAAATTGAACCGTCAATGGAAATTACAAAAAAAGAAAAATGTTCCTGACTTTGATTTAACTAAGGAACCGGTTTTTGATATCAACGGAATTATGAAGTTGATGCCTCACAGGCCTCCTTTTTTATTAATAGATAAAATTCTTGAATTATCCGATTCTCATGTTGTGGGTCTTAAAAATGTTACAATGAACGAACCTTTCTTTGTTGGACATTTCCCTAAAGAGCCAGTAATGCCTGGAGTTCTTCAGGTAGAAGCATTAGCACAGACCGGGGGTATTTTAGTATTGGCGAGCGTTCCGGATCCTGAAAATTACTCTACTTATTTCATTAAAATGGATAAAGTGAAATTCAAGAGAAAAGTCGTGCCAGGAGATACGATGATTTTCAAAATTGAATTGATTGAGCCTATCAGAAGAGGTATTGTTCATATGCAGGGATACGGATATGTAGGAGATACTGTAGCTGTAGAAGCAGAACTAATGGCTCAAGTTGCAAAAAATAAAGTTGATTAA
- the efp gene encoding elongation factor P — MATSNDIRKGLCIEYSNDIFKVIEFLHVKPGKGPAFVRTKLKSVTNGKVIDNTFSAGHKIDEVKVITRKFQYLYDDENGFHFMNNDDFSQLYINKEMIENAQFMKAGEEVTIILKEADETPLSAELPQSVFLDVIEADPGVKGNTATNALKNAIVETGARVMVPLFIEPGDRIKVSTEDGSYLERVK; from the coding sequence ATGGCAACAAGTAACGATATTAGAAAAGGCCTTTGCATTGAGTACAGTAATGATATTTTCAAGGTAATTGAATTTCTTCACGTAAAACCAGGAAAAGGACCTGCTTTTGTAAGAACAAAACTAAAGTCAGTAACTAATGGAAAGGTTATCGATAATACTTTTTCTGCAGGTCATAAAATTGATGAGGTAAAAGTTATTACAAGAAAATTCCAGTATCTTTATGATGATGAGAATGGATTTCACTTCATGAACAATGATGATTTCTCTCAATTATACATCAATAAAGAAATGATTGAAAATGCTCAGTTTATGAAAGCTGGAGAAGAAGTTACCATCATTTTGAAAGAAGCTGATGAAACTCCACTTTCAGCTGAACTTCCACAGTCTGTATTTTTAGATGTTATCGAGGCAGACCCAGGGGTAAAAGGAAACACTGCTACTAACGCTCTTAAAAATGCTATCGTTGAAACCGGAGCCAGAGTAATGGTTCCATTATTCATTGAGCCTGGAGACAGGATTAAAGTAAGTACTGAAGATGGTTCTTACTTAGAAAGAGTAAAATAA
- the lpxD gene encoding UDP-3-O-(3-hydroxymyristoyl)glucosamine N-acyltransferase, whose translation MEFTASQIAGFINGKIIGDENALITGVSPIENGESGHLSFIAQDRFSHYLDTSKCSVIIASEKLLVKDTYNPTIIAVKDAYLSFQVLMNLYQEMQGRKEGIEDGSSIHDTAVIADKVYIGAFTYISEKAKIGEGTQIYPHVYIGKGVKIGKNCKIDSGARIYDYCIIGDNCVIHSNTVVGGDGFGFQPTPDGFKKIPQLGNVIIEDDVEIGSNCSIDRATIGSTIIGRGTKIDNLIQIAHNVKIGQNNVIAAQAGIAGSTTIGDWNQIGGQVGVVGHIKIGNQVKIQAQSGVNSSVNDKETLYGSPAISYNDYLRNYVHFRNFTEIVKRINNLENTSKDHTNE comes from the coding sequence ATGGAATTTACAGCTTCGCAAATTGCAGGTTTTATTAACGGCAAAATAATAGGTGATGAGAATGCACTTATTACTGGAGTTTCACCAATCGAGAATGGGGAATCAGGACATCTTTCTTTTATAGCTCAAGATAGGTTTTCTCATTATTTGGATACTTCAAAGTGCTCAGTAATTATTGCTTCTGAAAAACTTTTAGTAAAAGATACTTACAATCCTACTATCATTGCCGTAAAAGATGCTTATCTGTCTTTTCAGGTCCTGATGAATTTATATCAGGAAATGCAGGGAAGAAAAGAAGGTATTGAAGATGGATCATCTATTCATGATACTGCAGTGATTGCTGATAAAGTTTATATAGGAGCATTTACTTATATTTCAGAAAAAGCAAAAATCGGTGAGGGTACACAAATTTATCCGCACGTATACATAGGTAAAGGAGTGAAAATAGGAAAAAACTGTAAAATAGACAGTGGAGCACGAATCTATGATTATTGTATCATTGGAGATAACTGTGTGATTCATTCTAATACCGTAGTTGGTGGAGATGGGTTTGGATTCCAGCCTACACCTGATGGATTTAAAAAAATTCCTCAACTTGGAAATGTCATTATTGAAGATGATGTGGAAATCGGTTCCAACTGTAGTATAGACAGAGCAACTATTGGCTCTACTATAATTGGAAGAGGAACTAAAATAGATAATCTTATCCAAATTGCACACAACGTCAAGATCGGTCAGAACAATGTTATTGCAGCCCAGGCAGGAATTGCAGGGTCTACAACTATTGGTGACTGGAATCAGATCGGTGGGCAGGTAGGAGTCGTAGGACATATAAAAATTGGAAATCAGGTGAAAATTCAGGCTCAGAGTGGTGTGAATTCAAGCGTGAATGACAAAGAAACATTATATGGTTCGCCGGCAATTAGTTACAATGACTATCTTAGAAACTACGTTCATTTCAGGAACTTTACTGAAATTGTTAAAAGAATAAATAATCTTGAGAATACCTCAAAAGATCATACTAATGAGTGA